Within Mycobacterium heckeshornense, the genomic segment AACGAACGAGCTGTCCGTCTCAATCACGAATTCCACCGTGCCATCAATGTCGCCGCCGACTCACCCAAACTTGCCCAGTTGATGTCGCAAATCACCCGCTATGCCCCGGAGTCGGTGTTTCCGACCATCGCAGGCTGGCCTAGCCGGTCGATCAAAGACCATCGCCGGGTGCTGGCGGCGCTGGAGAAGCGCGACGACAAACTTGCCCGCAAGGCGATGTCCGAACATCTTGCGGCAGGTGCGGTTCCATTAATTGAGCACCTTGTCGAGCGTGGTGTGGTCGGCGACGCAATCCACCCGGATTCGACGAGGCTGCGGCGTTCGCCAAGCTGAACTTGGGCCACGAACTCGCTGTTCACCGCCACTCGGCTGAACCCAGGTTAGCTAGCATCTCGCGTACTCGGGGAATGTCCACCTTTCCGGTCGGCCCGCGTGGGATGTCGTCATCGGAGTCCACCAGCAACCACACCGTCGGCACCTTGAAGGCGCTGAGCAGTCGGCGAGCGGCTTCCCGCAGCTCGTCGACCGTCACGGTGGCGGTGTTGCACACTACTGCCGCGCCTACCCGGTTGCCTTGTGCGCCGCACACATTGGTAACGACCGCCTTGTCGACACCGTCGATGCTGCGCAAAGCTTGTTCTACCTCGCTGGGGTAGACGCTGGCGCCGCTGACTTTGAACATGTCATCGGCCCTGCCGTGATAGAAGAGGAAGCCCTCTGGATCGAAATGACCGAGGTCGCCGGTCGAGTAGAACCCGTGCGGGGTGAAGACATCTTCGCGGCTGCGGCGACATATCCCGCGCAAGATGTGCGGTCCTCGAATCTGAATCATCCCAACGGTTCCGACCGGCAGTGCACGGCCGGTGTCGGAATCGGCGATGCGTACCTCCATGCCGGGGAACGGTTTACCGCAACTGCCCCAGGCGGACCGCGGCATATCGGTGTCAGCGGGGTATCCGCAGTAAGGCCCGAAAGACTCCGTCATGCCGAACAAGTTGGCCCGTGCCCCCGGCGCGGCGCGTCGGTCGGGCGCGAGCAGAGCATCCAGGCTGCCCGGTTGCAGGGCCGAAAGATCGATCTCGACGGCGTCCAACTTGCGAGCCAGCGCCTCGGCTTGGTCGGGCCAGCCGCGAAACAGTGTGACGCGTTCGCGTTCCAGCAATCGTAAGGTGCTCTCCGGCCGGGGAATTGCCTCGGTGACCAGCGTGGCGCCGGCCAGCAGGGCCGAAAGCACTCCACCGCCGAGCCCGCCCACCCAGAAAAACGGCATCGGCAGATACAAGCGGGTCTCGGCATCTATGCAGCGGCTGGCCAGGCCTGACTGCACTGCGCCCAGTGCACTGCCGTGTGAGTGCAGGACCCCTTTGGGCGGTCCACTGCTGCCGGAGGTGAAGACGATGACGAAAGGGTCGCTCGCCGTGACGGTCCGTGTTAATGAATCGATAATGCGGATAGCGGCGCTGCTGGCGGTGGCCTTCGTCAGCAGGTCGACGGTCCAAATCCGGCGTAGCGCAGGAAGTTTTGGATGATGCAAAAGTTCCTCAGTGCCCAGCTCGCGCGAACCCAAGGCCGACCGGAGATCGTCGAGATAGCGGTGGCCGCGGAATTCCTCGACGGTTATCAACAGTTGCACCGAGGCAGTCTGTAGCTGCGCGAGTAGCTCTCGCGGCTGCAACAGAGTGCTCAGCGGAACCAGCACGGCGCCAATGCGAGTGAGCGCGATCGCGACCTGCACCCAGCGGACACCGTTGGGCATGACCAAACCGACCCGGGTGCCCTTGCCGACGCCGGCTTCGACAAAAGCGGCGGCTAAAGCCCTTGTAGAAGAATCTAGTTCGCTGTACGTCATCCGGCTCGATGGATCGATCACCATCGGTTTGTCAGGGTGCTGCGCCGCGCGCGACCGCACCACTTGGTCAACGGTGGTGTCAGGCATCGAACATCTGCTTGAGCCGCTGCAGGTCGACTTTGCCGCTGGGGCGCAGCGGGATGTCGGCAGTCCGTATCGCCGCAAACCGCCGTGGAATCTTGTATGACGAGAGTTCACTTCTGAGCTGTTCGCGAGTGACCTCTTCGTTGAACACCGCACCGTCCTCCAAGGCGATTACGGCGGCGACGACCTGCCCGCGCTCGGCGTCGGGCAGTCCGATCACATGCGCGACCGCACCGCCGGTGACCCGGGCGATCGCTTTTTCCACCTCGGCGGGAGAGACGTTCGCGCCCGCCGTCTTGATCATCGAGTCACGGCGGCCGACGAAATAGAAGAACCCATCGTGGTCGGTACGCACCAAGTCCCCGGTATAAAACCAGCCCTTGGCGTCGAAACACTCTTCACGGCTGCGCTTGTAGTAGCGCTGCATCAGGTAGGCCCCGCGGATGCACAATTCGCCGACTTCGCCGACGTCGACGCACTCGCGGGTGTCGGGATCGACAACCTTGGTTTCGAATCCGGGTGCCGGCTTTCCGAACGAACCACGCCGGCATTCGGGCTGGTCGGTTTCGTCTTCGCTGATCAGCACGACGCTGCCGGCCTCGGTCAACCCGAGCATGTTGTGCCGCAACTCCGGATCGGCCGGACGGGCGTCGGCGGCCATGATCGGATACAGATTGCCCCGCCGTATTGACGACAGGTCGCGTGTGCTGAAACTGGGATGACGCACCACATGCGCAATCCCGGCAACAAAGCCGTTCGCCATGGTCGGTTTCTCGGCCTCTAGAAGATCCAGCATCTCACCGGCGTCAGCAGCGTTGGAGCACAGCAGGGTCGAGCCGGCGGCAAGGGTTGCGAGCAGCGCGAACGCGAATCCGCCGATCCAGAAAAACGGCGAATTGCAGAACAGTCTGTCCTCGCCGGCCAGACCGCGGATCTCGTTGAGGTTTCGCTGGTGACCCAGTAGCGCAGCATGTGTGTGCACAGCTCCCTTGGGGGCGCCGGTGGTACCTGACGTATAGATGATCGTCAACACATCCGAGCCATCGACATCGTCTTCCATCGCGCTCAGCAGCGCTTCGTCGACCTGGTCGGCGAGCCGGTAAACCCGCTCGATATCGCACGCATGGCCACCAACCCCAGACTCGTCGTCGACCGCGAGGTGTCGCAATTGCGGTGCCGCGCTGCTGAACAGCCGGTCGTCCGAGGCGAGGTCGCAGTCCGTCAAGATTTCGCGGAGTCGCCGCAGGTAGTCCTGCGAACGGTAGGTGGCGGCGGCCAATAGGACCTCGACGTCGCTGTCGACCAATTGCTCGTGCATCTCACGCGCGCTGGCCAAGGTGCTGAATGGGACGACGATCGCGCCGATTCGCGCTGCCGCGAGCATGCCGACGACGAACGCCGCCCCATTGGGATAGAGCAGCCCCACATGGGTGCCTTTGCCGGCACCCAACGCGATCAGCCCCCGGGCCAGTTGCGCCGACCGGCGATCGGCTTCACGGTAACTGATGCGTTCGCTATCGCAGATTAATCCGAAGTTCCCCCCTTCTGAGAGGGGGCTGATTTCCTTTCTGCTTTGTGAGCAGGTGTTTCAGTGTTCATGTGCCGGCAAGGCGTAATCATGTATTCGCAAGACTTGTTCGGCGTGTCATTTTCTAAATTCGCTACTTTCGTACTGCTGTTGTGCTAGAAAGTAATCATGTACGTGACGCGGGTGCCCAACCGTGGATCACCGCCGGCGGTGCTGTTGCGCGAAAGTTACCGCGAGAACGGCAAGGTGAAAACCCGCACGCTGGCCAACCTGTCGCGCTGGCCCGAGCACAAGGTGGACAAACTGCAGCGCGCGCTCAAGGGCCTGCCGGGGACGGGCGATCTGGCCGGGGCGTTTGACATCACCCGCAGCCTGCCGCACGGGCATGTGGCCGCGGTGTTGGGCACCGCCGCCAAGCTGGGCATGGCCGAGCTGATCGACCCCGCCCCGT encodes:
- a CDS encoding class I adenylate-forming enzyme family protein produces the protein MPDTTVDQVVRSRAAQHPDKPMVIDPSSRMTYSELDSSTRALAAAFVEAGVGKGTRVGLVMPNGVRWVQVAIALTRIGAVLVPLSTLLQPRELLAQLQTASVQLLITVEEFRGHRYLDDLRSALGSRELGTEELLHHPKLPALRRIWTVDLLTKATASSAAIRIIDSLTRTVTASDPFVIVFTSGSSGPPKGVLHSHGSALGAVQSGLASRCIDAETRLYLPMPFFWVGGLGGGVLSALLAGATLVTEAIPRPESTLRLLERERVTLFRGWPDQAEALARKLDAVEIDLSALQPGSLDALLAPDRRAAPGARANLFGMTESFGPYCGYPADTDMPRSAWGSCGKPFPGMEVRIADSDTGRALPVGTVGMIQIRGPHILRGICRRSREDVFTPHGFYSTGDLGHFDPEGFLFYHGRADDMFKVSGASVYPSEVEQALRSIDGVDKAVVTNVCGAQGNRVGAAVVCNTATVTVDELREAARRLLSAFKVPTVWLLVDSDDDIPRGPTGKVDIPRVREMLANLGSAEWR
- a CDS encoding class I adenylate-forming enzyme family protein, encoding MSPLSEGGNFGLICDSERISYREADRRSAQLARGLIALGAGKGTHVGLLYPNGAAFVVGMLAAARIGAIVVPFSTLASAREMHEQLVDSDVEVLLAAATYRSQDYLRRLREILTDCDLASDDRLFSSAAPQLRHLAVDDESGVGGHACDIERVYRLADQVDEALLSAMEDDVDGSDVLTIIYTSGTTGAPKGAVHTHAALLGHQRNLNEIRGLAGEDRLFCNSPFFWIGGFAFALLATLAAGSTLLCSNAADAGEMLDLLEAEKPTMANGFVAGIAHVVRHPSFSTRDLSSIRRGNLYPIMAADARPADPELRHNMLGLTEAGSVVLISEDETDQPECRRGSFGKPAPGFETKVVDPDTRECVDVGEVGELCIRGAYLMQRYYKRSREECFDAKGWFYTGDLVRTDHDGFFYFVGRRDSMIKTAGANVSPAEVEKAIARVTGGAVAHVIGLPDAERGQVVAAVIALEDGAVFNEEVTREQLRSELSSYKIPRRFAAIRTADIPLRPSGKVDLQRLKQMFDA